From Bombus huntii isolate Logan2020A chromosome 4, iyBomHunt1.1, whole genome shotgun sequence, one genomic window encodes:
- the LOC126865022 gene encoding ras-related protein Rab-35 isoform X1 translates to MAREYDHLFKLLIIGDSGNVEGNYLKNEVLPDGLIKDTPLIILKIVIYNNKAKKVTTFRVGKSSLLLRFADNTFNGSYITTIGVDFKIQTVDIDGERVKLQIWDTAGQERFRTITSTYYRGTHGVIVVYDVTSGDSFANVKRWLHEIEQNCDVVNRVLVGNKNDAPNEKVVLTEDAQRFANQMGIQLFETSAKDNINVQEMFMAITRQVLRTKKERKERQAIQTSETVNLRKSTKQHKKKCC, encoded by the exons ATGGCCCGGGAATATGATCATTTATTTAAGCTTCTAATAATAGGAGATAGTG GTAATGTTGAAGGAAACTATTTGAAAAATGAAGTACTTCCTGATGGATTGATTAAAGATACtccattaataatattaaagattgtaatatataataataaggcAAAGAAAGTCACTACATTTA GAGTAGGTAAAAGTTCTCTGCTATTACGATTTGCTGACAATACTTTTAATGGCAGTTACATAACGACAATAGGAGtggattttaaaattcaaactGTGGATATAGATGGTGAGAGAGTAAAGCTCCAAATTTGGGATACAGCTGGACAAGAACGTTTTCGGACAATAACTTCAACTTACTACAGGGGAACACATGGTGTTATAGTTGTGTATGATGTGACCAGTGGTGATTCTTTTGCTAATGTTAAAAGATGGTTACATGAAATCGAACAAAATTGTGATGTGGTCAACAGGGTACTTgtaggaaataaaaatgatgCACCTAATGAAAAGGTGGTATTAACAGAAGATGCACAAAGATTTGCTAATCAAATGGGAATTCAGTTATTTGAAACTTCTGCTAAAGACAATATAAATGTGCAAGAA ATGTTTATGGCTATAACACGGCAAGTATTAAGAAccaaaaaggaaaggaaggaaCGACAAGCTATACAAACCAGTGAAACAGTCAATTTAAGAAAAAGCACAAAACAGCATAAAAAAAAGTGTTGTTAA
- the LOC126865022 gene encoding ras-related protein Rab-35 isoform X2 — MAREYDHLFKLLIIGDSGVGKSSLLLRFADNTFNGSYITTIGVDFKIQTVDIDGERVKLQIWDTAGQERFRTITSTYYRGTHGVIVVYDVTSGDSFANVKRWLHEIEQNCDVVNRVLVGNKNDAPNEKVVLTEDAQRFANQMGIQLFETSAKDNINVQEMFMAITRQVLRTKKERKERQAIQTSETVNLRKSTKQHKKKCC, encoded by the exons ATGGCCCGGGAATATGATCATTTATTTAAGCTTCTAATAATAGGAGATAGTG GAGTAGGTAAAAGTTCTCTGCTATTACGATTTGCTGACAATACTTTTAATGGCAGTTACATAACGACAATAGGAGtggattttaaaattcaaactGTGGATATAGATGGTGAGAGAGTAAAGCTCCAAATTTGGGATACAGCTGGACAAGAACGTTTTCGGACAATAACTTCAACTTACTACAGGGGAACACATGGTGTTATAGTTGTGTATGATGTGACCAGTGGTGATTCTTTTGCTAATGTTAAAAGATGGTTACATGAAATCGAACAAAATTGTGATGTGGTCAACAGGGTACTTgtaggaaataaaaatgatgCACCTAATGAAAAGGTGGTATTAACAGAAGATGCACAAAGATTTGCTAATCAAATGGGAATTCAGTTATTTGAAACTTCTGCTAAAGACAATATAAATGTGCAAGAA ATGTTTATGGCTATAACACGGCAAGTATTAAGAAccaaaaaggaaaggaaggaaCGACAAGCTATACAAACCAGTGAAACAGTCAATTTAAGAAAAAGCACAAAACAGCATAAAAAAAAGTGTTGTTAA
- the LOC126865216 gene encoding F-box/LRR-repeat protein 14, which produces MEESQLLMTELPALTPSRGTTLLHRSGHYYQLHQPHLAAIPTSPQNQGILYNSSNAPSHYTSGATTGLPVYAQGLSSRQQPQVTARGTVTVPSTHISCLYPEILALIFSYLEVRDKGRAAQVCTAWRDAAYYRSVWRGVEARLHLRKQAPALFASLVRRGVKRVQVLSLRRGLGDVLKGVPNLEALNLSGCYNITDVGLINAFCQEYATLIELNLSLCKQVSDISLGRIVQYLKNLEHLELGGCCNITNGGLLCIAWNLKKLKRLDLRSCWQVSDLGIAHLAGVNRESAGGNLALEHLSLQDCQRLSDEALRHVSIGLTTLKSINLSFCVCITDSGLKHLAKMSSLRELNLRSCDNISDIGMAYLAEGGSRISSLDVSFCDKIGDQALVHISQGLFNLKLLSLSACQISDEGICKIAKTLHDLETLNIGQCSRLTDKGLYTIAESMKHLKCIDLYGCTRISTNGLERIMKLPQLSTLNLGLWHVR; this is translated from the coding sequence ATGGAGGAAAGTCAGCTGTTGATGACGGAACTTCCGGCATTGACGCCAAGTCGCGGCACAACGTTGCTTCATCGTTCAGGACATTATTATCAGTTACACCAGCCGCACCTGGCTGCGATACCGACGTCGCCGCAGAATCAGGGGATTCTTTACAACTCAAGTAACGCGCCGTCACATTATACCAGCGGTGCGACGACTGGCCTACCGGTGTACGCGCAAGGTCTTTCGTCGAGGCAACAACCGCAAGTAACTGCTCGTGGTACTGTCACAGTACCGAGCACGCATATCTCCTGCCTGTATCCTGAAATATTGGCGCTGATCTTTAGCTACCTGGAGGTCAGGGATAAAGGACGCGCTGCCCAAGTATGTACCGCGTGGAGAGATGCGGCATATTACCGGTCTGTCTGGCGAGGGGTTGAGGCCAGGTTACACCTAAGAAAGCAGGCCCCAGCATTATTTGCTAGTCTGGTAAGAAGAGGGGTAAAAAGGGTCCAGGTATTGTCATTGCGAAGAGGTCTCGGCGATGTTTTGAAAGGCGTGCCGAACTTGGAGGCCTTGAATCTTTCAGGTTGCTATAATATCACCGATGTAGGCTTAATCAACGCTTTCTGTCAAGAATATGCCACGCTTATCGAACTGAATCTTTCACTGTGCAAACAAGTGTCGGATATTTCTCTCGGTAGGATAGTgcagtatttaaaaaatctcgAGCATTTAGAACTCGGTGGTTGCTGTAACATTACAAACGGAGGACTTCTCTGTATAGCATGGAATTTGAAAAAGTTAAAAAGACTCGATTTACGAAGCTGTTGGCAAGTATCTGATTTGGGTATCGCTCATTTGGCTGGTGTAAATCGAGAATCAGCCGGGGGAAATCTCGCGTTGGAGCATTTGAGTCTTCAAGATTGTCAACGGTTGAGCGACGAAGCCCTCAGGCACGTGTCGATCGGTTTAACTACCTTGAAATCCATTAACCTTTCGTTTTGTGTGTGCATCACCGATTCAGGGTTGAAACATCTGGCCAAGATGTCTAGCTTGCGCGAACTGAATCTTCGATCCTGCGATAATATCTCCGACATCGGTATGGCTTATCTCGCGGAAGGTGGCAGCAGGATTTCCTCGTTGGATGTATCGTTCTGCGACAAGATTGGAGATCAAGCGCTCGTTCACATTTCCCAAGgattgtttaatttaaaattactttctCTCTCTGCCTGTCAAATCAGCGACGAAGGTATCTGTAAGATCGCAAAGACCTTGCACGATCTCGAAACACTGAACATCGGCCAGTGCAGCAGATTAACGGATAAAGGACTCTACACCATTGCCGAGAGTATGAAACATTTGAAATGTATCGATCTTTATGGATGCACCAGGATAAGTACCAACGGTCTAGAGAGGATTATGAAGTTGCCGCAATTGAGTACGTTAAATCTTGGTCTTTGGCACGTGCGGTGA